DNA sequence from the Oncorhynchus keta strain PuntledgeMale-10-30-2019 chromosome 1, Oket_V2, whole genome shotgun sequence genome:
CCTCGTTGTTTTTCTGTGAACGTGTGTACAGTTGTggcaaaagttgagaatgacaccaatatacattttcacaaggtctactgcctcagtttgtatgatggcagtttgcatatactccagaatgttatgaagagtgatcagatgaattgcaattaattgcaaagtccctctttgccatgcaaatgaactgaatggatattgctgccagtaagattgcacctaaatcaaccatttatcggatcatcaagaacttcgagagcggttcaattgttgtgaagaaggcttcagggcacccaagaaagtccagcaagcgtcaggaccgtctcctaaagttgattcagctgcgggatcagggcaccaccagtacagagtttgctcaggaatggcagcaggcaggtgtgagtaaatctgcacgcacagtgaggcgaagacttttggaggatggcctggtgtcaagaagggcagcaaagaagccacttctctccaggacaaacatcagggacagacggatattctgcaaaaggtacagggattggactgctaaggactggggtaaagtcattttctctgatgaatcccctttccgattgtttggggcatctgggaaaaaaagcttgtccggagaagacaaggtgagcgctaccatcagtcctgtgtcatgccaacagtaaagcatcctgagaccatgcATGTGTGggtttgcttctcagccaagggagtgggctcactcacaattttgcctaaacacagccatgaataaagaatggtaccaacacatcctccgacaGCAACTTCTCCCagccatccaggaacagtttggtgacgaacaatgccttttccggcatgatggagcaccttgccataaggcaaaagtgataaccaagtggctcggggaacaaaacatctgTATTtttggtccatggccaggaaactctccagaccttaatcccattgagaacttgtggtcaatactcaagaggcgggtggaaaaacaaaaccccacaaattctgacaaactccaagcattgattatgcaagaatgggctgcaaTCAGTCAGggtgtggcccagaagttaattgacagcatgccagggcggttTGCAGAGGTCGTGAAAAAGAAGGTTCAAcattgcaaatattgactctttgcatcaacttcatataattgtcaataaaagcatttgacacttatgaaatgcttgtaattatacttcagtattccatagtaacatctgacaataATATCTAAAGATGCTGAAGCAGCAAAcgttgtgaaaatgtatatttgtgtcattctcttttggccacgactgtatgctTTTCCCATCATTGCTTATCTGTGAACGTGTGTATGCCTTTTCCCTCATTGCTTATCTGTGAACGTGTGTATGCCTTTTCCCTCATTGCTTATCTGTGAACGTGTGTATGCCTTTTCCCTCATTGCTTATCTGTGAACGTGTGTATGCCTTTTCCCTCATTGCTTATCTGTGAACGTGTGTATGCCTTTTCCCTCATTGCTTATCTGTGAACGTGTGTATGCCTTTTCCCTCATTGCTTATCTGTGAACGTGTGTATGCCTTTTCCCTCATTGCTTATCTGTGAACGTGTGTATGCCTTTTCCCTCATTGCTTATCTGTGAACGTGTGTATGCCTTTTCCCTCATTGCTTATCTGTGAACGTGTGTATGCCTTTTCCCTCATTGCTTATCTGTGAACGTGTGTATGCCTTTTCCCTCATTGCTTATCTGTGAACGTGTGTATGCCTTTTCCCTCATTGCTTATCTGTGAACGTGTGTATGCCTTTTCCCTCATTGCTTATCTGTGAACGTGTGTATGCCTTTTCCCTCATTGCTTATCTGTGAACGTGTGTATGCCTTTTCCCTCATTGCTTATCTGTGAACGTGTGTATGCCTTTTCCCATCATTGCTTATCTGTGAACGTGTGTATGCCTTTTCCCTCATTGCTTATCTGTGAACGTGTGTATGCCTTTTCCCTCATtgcttatctgtgaatgtgtgtcTTTTCCTTCATTGCTtatctgtgagcgtgtgtgtatCTTTCCCATGGTAGGCGTTGAGATTTCCAAGGTTCTCTCTGCTGGGCTGGAGTGACGGAGGCATTACTGCTCTGATTGCAGCAGCCAGGAACCCCTCCCTGGTCAATAAGATGGTGGTGTGGGGCTCCAACGCATATGTCTCACCACAAGATGTAAAGATCTACAATGGTGAGGTCCTCTTATTGGTGTGTGCGAGCATGCTTTGGAGAGACTGGATGAGGCAGCTCTGCATGTGTTAGGGTTTGTGTAATACAgcttgtgtgtgtccatgtgtcttCAGCGATCCGTGATGTGTCTCAGTGGAGTGAGAGGATGAGGAGGCCCATGGAGGAAGTGTATGGGGCAGAGCTCTTCATTAAGACCTGGGAAGGATGGGTGGACGGGATTGGACAGTTCGCCCAGAGACCAGAAGGTAAGGGCAGCAACATCTTTGCAGCAAAGATTCCAATTTTCCAGTTCCACTTGTCAGTTCCTGTGTTAGGGAGTATCTGTATAGATCCTTACTTGTTTGTTTTCTGTCTGTCCTGTATTGTTCAGGAAGCATCTGTATGGAGCTGTTGCCTCAGAtcagctgtccctctctcatcatcCACGGAGAGAAGGATCCCATGGTGCCCAGCTTCCACCCTCAGTATCTCCTCAAACACATCAAGGGTTCAAGGTGAGCTGATTCCCCCATTACATTCCTTCTCTTTTGTTTTCCTATCCTCCCTTCTGTATGTTTTTCTCTCTTATAGAGAGAGGCATTGTATGAAAGAAATGATGTACAGTCAGAATGTATTATGTCAATGTTTAACTACAACCACTATTGATACGTACAACCTCCACTGTAACATCTTCTTTGGTGTCCAGGTTGCATCTGATGCCGGAAGGGAAACACAACCTGCATCTGAGGTTTGCTGCCAAGTTCAACAAGCTGGTTGAAGACTTCCTGAACCAGTGATGgacataggaatagggtgccatttgggacgcagcctaaCATTTTGCAGTATGTAGGGATTAGGGTACCAATTCGGTTACACAAATCCTGCACCCACAGGAAATGAGAAGCTTTCAGGCCTGGGTCTGTGTTCAAGAGTGGACAATATTGAAGGAGCACTATAGAAAGCAACAGTAATAATCAATCGGAGTCTGGTCCATTAATTAACTGACTTATCACTGAATTACTGGTATATGAGCCAAAATAAATACCCATCCACATGACTATTGCAAATGTTATGTATTAATTCCTTGTGTAATAAGTTTTTGTTTAACTTTTTGCATCATTTGTATTGTTGTGTCCAGTCCTCTTTTGTACTGTTGTGTGTCATATATGGCATGTTATGTAAATGTTGCATTTGCACTAACTGTTATGCCATGTAAAACAAAGCAAAAGAAAAGTTGGAAAATGATAGTAATTCAATTACAATTTTAATCAGACATTTAGTAAACAGC
Encoded proteins:
- the bphl gene encoding valacyclovir hydrolase — protein: MAMLFWERGLRNAVTKKAMQGVQLYCTSVVSGRERVNGVDLFYQQTGKGDHAVLLLPGALGSAQTDFGPQLKSLSKDRFTVIGWDPRGYGNSRPPERDFPLDFFERDAKDAVDLMQALRFPRFSLLGWSDGGITALIAAARNPSLVNKMVVWGSNAYVSPQDVKIYNAIRDVSQWSERMRRPMEEVYGAELFIKTWEGWVDGIGQFAQRPEGSICMELLPQISCPSLIIHGEKDPMVPSFHPQYLLKHIKGSRLHLMPEGKHNLHLRFAAKFNKLVEDFLNQ